The stretch of DNA TTTTCACTTTCTACTTGGATTTTAAACGTTTCGCTTACTGTTTCAGAATCAAAGTCATCCTCTACTTCACTGATGGTCTCTTCATCTGAAGCTTGAACATCAACGGCAAATGTCTCTTCGACTGTCTGTGAATCGAGGTCGTCACCGACTTGTTGCTCACCCGATTCAGAAGATGTAGAACTCGACGCTGCAGAGGTACGTGCAGCTTGGCCTTGTTCTTCATTACCTTCAGCGTCTGCTCCACCTGTCGCAGACTCTGCGTTATCGCCACCTACTGCTTGAGCGCCAGCACCTGCTCCGCCACCACTGCCAGCAGCATTGTCCGAGCCAGCTTCCGAAGCCGCACCACCGACTACATTGGATTGAGCTGCATCAGAATCTCCATCGCTTTCTGGCGTCTCGTCTTGAACAGCCGCACCAGAAGCCGACGCATCTTCAGCATTACCTGCACCACTCGGATTGTCTTCTAAAGCCTGATTAACCTCGTCGGCCGCATCCGTGTTTTCAGCACCCGTCGCTATTGTCGACGCAATCGTATTTTGTTGATTTTGTTGATTCTGCTGTTGGGAGGGCGTACCCGCGTCGTTCGTGTCCGTTTGTTCTACCGCGTCATTTAGATCTTCATTTTGGTTGTTTTGGTTATTTTCGCCTGCCATTACAGCCTCCGTTGCTACTAGCTAACTGATCGTATTTAGAGGCATTAAAGGACACCATTTTGAAAAACCAAGTTTTTATACAACATTTTTCATATTTTTCTTTTTATGCATAAAGAATCAAAAAAAATTTGAAAACTACCTTTAAACATCCTTAGTTATTGTGATTAAAGCAATTACGGCGGTGGAATGATGATAGACATGACGAGTTTGCTGCGTTCAATCGACAACAACCACAAAGGGCTTCAATTGCTATTAGGCGATTTTTATAAGGACTTTTCAGACGCAGCGATCAACATAGAGACGCTCCATAAAAGTGACCGTTTTGATGAACTCAACAACTACTCAAAGAGATTAAAGACCATCTTAACTTTACTGTGCGATCAAGACTTGCCACCCAAAATGGCCAAGTTGGAACATTTGAGTAAGCACGAATTCCCTGCACCAGAAGATCTTTTAGAGGATGTAAAAACTGAATTGCACAACGTCAATCGACAAATCAATCACTTGTTGGACATTAAGGAAGTAATAGATGACAAGTCATCGAGGTAGTCATGAGCAATAACCAAATAGAACATCACTTAAGAAAAGCGCTCGTTTCTAATAATGAGGCTTCTAAGGTCACAGCTGATGACACGATTGTGCTTGCAAGTGCCATGACCAGTGTTCACAAAACGTTGCTCATCATATTCCTACTCGCTTTAGTCGCTATCGCCGTGGCATCACAAGCGCGTATCGACATCGTCGTGTCTGTACGTGGTGAACTGTTGTTGGAATCTGACGTTGAGAAAGTTCAACACCTAGAAGGCGGAATATTAGAAGAGATGTTAGTCCGAAAAGGAGAAGTCGTTTATGAAGGACAGCCGATCGCACGAATACGCTCACTAGACCGCAACACTCAACTTGATACCGTGAATACCGAAATCACTCAGCTAGAGCTAGACAAAATTCGTTATGAAAGCCTACGCGACATGGTAGAACCAAACTTCGCTTCTTATATCGAAAAATTTCCAGAACAAGTTCAGGTCAACATGAATACGTGGCAACAAGAGTTTTCTAAAAACCGCTCCAACGAAGAGCTCATTACCCATGATATTAAACACAAAAACTCTCTGATTAGGTCGATGCTTAAGCGTCGTAAAAGCTCAGAGAACCAACTATCGCTCATTCGCAAACAACTCAACATTAAAAACACACTTTATAAAGAAGAGATGGCGTCTTATGTCGACGTTCTCAACATGAAAGTACAAGAATCCAATATGGTGCGTGAGATTGAGAACCTTGATGAGTCGGTCATGAATGAACGTTTTCAGCTCGACAAACTGGAAAAGCAACACCGTGACTTGGTTGAGAATCGAAACTCCGAGTACCAAGCACAAATCATTCAAGCGAATAAAGATCTCAAGCTAAAACGTATCTTACAACCACAACATTCCGACAAGGTTGATCGACTGGTTGTCTACTCACCAGTCGATGGCGTGGTCGACAAACTGCACTTCAATTTCCGTTCAGCTGTGATTCCGCCAGGCGAGAGTATCGCCGATATTGCCCCAATAAATAATTCGCTACACGGCGAAGCGAAGATTCCACGTAAAGACATGGGATTTGTAGAAATCGGACAGGCTGTGAAGGTAAAAATGGATACCTATAACTTCGCTAAATATGGATTTGTTGAGGGAACCATCGCCTCAATCAGCCGTTCATCCTATGAAGAAGAAGATGCTGAATTCTATTTGGCAGAGATTGAAATTAACCGAAACTTTCTTGAACGAGGAGGCACTCAATACAAGCTATCACCTTATATGGAATTTACCGCCGACGTAAAAACAGGCTCGCGTCGCGTGATCGAATACGCAGCAAAACCGGTGATGTCAGCCATCGAAGATGCATTCGATGAGAGGTAATCAATGAGCGGAAAACCTTCTTACAACATTTCCGTACCAGCTCTGCGACTAAGCATCTTGTTTAGCGTAGTTTTAGCTGCGCTCGCTTTCTATTTATACCTGTCTTGGTCAAAAGTAGACTCAGTTGCACAAGTGCAAAGCGCCCCACTTCTTATACAAGCTCAGAAGCTTAATCAGACCATAGAACAAGAGATTCAAACTCTACAGCAGTGCTTGAGTAACGACACTTGTGGTACTAACGAATTCAATCTAGTTACCTTGAAGAGTGAAATTGACGAGTTTAGGTCTTTAGCTTCTTTGAACAAAACTGAATTTAGCTTGGTTGGTGCGACCGAATACACCCAACTTGAATTAGCCATCAATCGCTTTTCCGACAGCACTAAAACACGCAACGACGTACTCGACTTATACCTGTCACTGACGAACAACTACCTACAGATGGACGACAACTACCGCACCATATTTAACAACCATGCGAGCGACTTAATGTCAGAGAAAAACGAGTTCTTTGTCTGGTTGTTTATGGTGGTCGTGATATTGGCCGTGATTGCCGTTTTTTCTAACTCAGTTGCCATGTTGAAACTGAAGAAATCCAGCTCTAACGAGCGAGAAATCGACTATGAATTTGATGCGCTCTATCAAGAGCTAAAGGAACTCGATTTACAAAGACTCGAAGAGCTTCTTAATGAAGTGAGCATCAACCCCAAACAACGCCAAATCTACTCTCACCTCAAACTGATTTTTAGTAAATTGGAAGACCAAAAGCGCAATAACGACCTCTACAAACAACTGTATGCGCTAATCGGCTATGAAATTCGCGGAATCACCAACACCATCAACGGCGGTGTTCAATATCTGGTTCAAGAAACCGATGAAAACGGCGTATTGATGGCGAAGGATATTACCTCTGCGTGTAGTACCTTGTCTGAGTTAGCAGAAAACTATAACCGTTTGATTTCACAGGGTACTGAAAGTAAGTCGAAGGAATTCTCGCTACTGAACGTGTTGTCTGAATTGATGATTCATATCAGCGCCAAAGTTCAGAGAAACGAAGGTCAACTTGACTGCTTTATCTCTGATAATTTGCCGAACCATGTTGAAGGCCAATCCACCAGCTTGTTCTGGATATTGTTCCTACAGCTTTCTAATGCCATCCAACTTAAATCAAACAAGAAGTTGTTCGTGACGATAGAGTCTGGCGCGGCTTCGGATATGGAAAATACGCGTGTCACCATCAATCTCAACTTCCTTTCAACGTTGGATGTCTCTGTCGCCAAGCTCAATAAGCTTCATTGGAGCGCTCACAAGCACCATACCGCTAACACCGACGACTTAGCGAAAAGCGTTTTAAAAGATTACGGTTATTACGAAAGTCACTGGTTCCAATCGGGTACACAAGAACGTTTTCAGATTGAGCTTGATCTCAAGGCGAAGAATTTCCATACAGAGAAAACTCGCTTCGACGGCAAACGTTTACTGCTGTGTGCCAATACTCAAGTTCGTATCGATGTAATGAAGAAAATGCTCAGCAACTTGGGGCTTGATATCACCGAAGTTCGCACGGCCAATGAGTTATTTTCGGCGGCAAAAACCTTCGGTGAGTACGATGCCATCATGTTGACCGACACCTTTGAACCCAACAAGTTGGCATCACTAAGTAAAACAGTGAAATCTCAACTTAAGAATCACCCAAATACCAAGTTGTTGCTGTCAGTAACCAATACTCAGCATGCGCAAGAGTGTCACAGCTTCGTCGATAAGATCATCAACTCCCCTGCGATTCCTTATGAGTTTATTCCTAACTTGCTCACCATTATGGAAGCAGAAGCATCAGAGGAACAGATGGAGAACAGTTCGTTCCTTATCGTAGAAGATGACCGAGTTCAGCAGATCTTACTTAAACGAATTCTTACCAAACAAGAGTATGAACCAGACACGGTTGGCGATGGTGCTGACGCAGTTGAGCACTTCATGAATAAACGTTCTGACATCATCTTCATGGACTGCATCATGCCTGGTATGGGCGGCATTGAAGCGACAAAACGTATTCGCCAGTTTGAACAAGAAAACGAGAAAAACCCTTGTACCATCATAGGTGCAACCGCATTGACCAGCAGTAATGAACACCAGGCTTGTATTGAGGCCGGAATGGATTACGTGATCAGCAAACCTTACAAAAGCGACCAAATCATTAAGGTGATCAACAAGTATGTGGCGGTACAGAAACTTAACTAGCAGCATCATGGCTGCGCTTGCATTCAGCACGACACCTTCAGCATCGGCGACGACCTTGCTTGAGGCAGTAGAACTCGGCCTGCAAAACAGCCTATCCCTTCGCGCCAGTGATAAAGGTGTGGAAGAAAACGAATACAACATTGGGATCAGCCGCTCTAAGTTTCTACCTTCGCTTAACGGCGCTGCCGATACCACATGGAATGAAAACGAAACCTTGTTATCGAGTGTGCCTGATGAGTCCTCAAGCTATAACTCAAACAGCTACAGTCTTTCCCTTTCACAATCGGTATTCAACCTAGGCGATATATTCAAATACGGAACGGCAAAGCTCGACTTCAATATCGAAGAGATTAAACACGAGAATAAAATCCAAAGCACTATCTCTGAAATCGGCTCTCAATACTTCGAGTATTTGAAAAACAACGCACAGATAAAAGCAACCAAGGTTGAGCTTAAGTCATCTGAAACGCGTGAACATCAGATGCGACGCAACGTAGAGTTAGGCAACACCGCCGCTAGTGAACTGTACGAAGTTATCGCTCAGAAAGAAGGTGTGTCAAATCGGTTAAGAACTTTGCAGAAAGACCGTCGCGTCATTCTCAACGGGCTCTCAATTCAAATTCAGTACCCTATCACTCCGTCGCAAGATATATACGAAAGCGTGCCATTAAAAGAGATTAACGAAAGCGAACAACGCTCAATCATGGATCAGGCGTTAAAGCTCAATAACGACTTGTTAGTGGCGAAGAAAAATGTCGAAAGAAGCCGCAGAAGCTTAAAAGAGAGCGGTACAAACTTCTTACCTACCGTGTCGCTTTCAGCCAGTTATCGTCACGATGACGCCAATAACTACGATAAAACCGACATCACTGCGACAGGCGAAAGCAACTCTACCAGTGTTGGCTTGAATCTAGCCTTGCCTATCTTATCTGGTGGTTCCGATTATTACGGATATCAAAAATCATCGACGGCAATTGAACGTACCGAACTGCTTTATCAAGATTCGCTTTACACCACACGCAACAGCGTGAACACCTCTGTACTCAACATTAATGATTTCTCGCAATCTATAAGCAGTTACGAAAACATCATTCGCGCTAACTACGCCTCGTACAAAGGAATCCAAAGAGCTTACCAATTAGGCACGCGTACCATCACCGATTTGCTGGCCGCTGAAAGTAAACTGTTCAGCGCCTTAAGAGACTACGAAAGCGCTCGATATGACTACATCATAGAGACCATTAAGCTTGAGCAAGTTAAGGGCGTGCTTTCGATTCAATCCATAGAAAGCATCATGCAATTGATGAGCGATATTGAAGGGCGAAACAATCAAGAACTCGTGCCGAAACACCTTCTCTCAACGGAGTCGTTGAAAACAGGAGGCCGCAATGCAAACTGAGCAGTTTTCACAAAAGATCAATATGGCAGATAAGTGCTACCTGACTTTCTCTACGATAATTTCCACCCTGTTTGGCTTGGTACTGCCCTTCTCTATTCTGATCATTTTTGACCGAGTGTTACCCAACCAAGCACAAGATACTCTGTTCTTATTGTTCGCGATTATCTTGATTTCCATCTTCCTCGACTATCACCTGAAAAATCAGGAAGAGAAGATATCTTCCGTCATCATGAGGCAGTTTGAGACCAACTTAACCAACAAGGTGTTCCAATCCATCTGTTTGGCTGAGATCTCCAAATTCCGCCGTTTAGAACCGGGGGAATACCTAGAACGGATCTCAACCATTCCTGAGCTGAAAACCTTCTTTGGTGGCGAGTCGGTTCGAGCGCTGATCAACCTTGCCGTCAGCGTAATAACCATCCTTATTATTGGCCTCATCAACATATGGGCTGGCGTGACGCTTCTGATTGCCTCGCTCATTTTAGCTATTTTCGCTTGGAGCCTTTCTAAACAAAAGATTGGCAGCTTACAGAACAAGTCCGATATAGAGGGCTTAACGACGTCCAAAATCATTGAAATCATTTCAAGCCCGCTGGATATCAAAGCGCGAAACATGGAATACCGCGTTGAAAGCCTGATGACACAAATGGTCGAGGAACGTGAAGTTGAAAACATCAAATACGAACAGATTGAATCGAATTTTGGCTTGATCTTAGCGCTCATCCAACAACTCTCAATTGCTTGTGTTGTTGTGGTATTGGCAACAGCCGTGATCAATATGGAGTCAAGTCAAGGCATAATGGCCGCAATAATCATGCTGACCAACCGTTACTTTGCGCCCTACCAACAAGTGATGCGTACCGCGAGCCGTTGGGAATTGAACAAGCTTCACATACAGCGTATCGCCGAGCTTCTTGAACTGGCCGCGTCTGTTGAACATCAACATGAGACAACGGAAGTAGACCGTATTTCTGTTAAATATTCTGAAAATCAGCGTATTGAATTTGAACTCGGACAAGCTTATTTACTGACAGGGAAAAGTGGCACAGGCAAGACCCATCTCGCCAACTGTATTACGCGGCAGAATAGCGATAACAAACTGGATATCATGATTAATGACACGCCTCTGGATGACTTGAACTACAACGTATGGCGTAACAGCGTGCTGATGGTCGATAAAACAAGCTCGTTCGTGGAAGGAACCATTATTGATAACCTAACCTGCTTCCGACCAAGTTTGAATAATACGGCGTTTGCACTGTGCGAGACCATGAACATCAAGGCACAAATCGATGGGCTTCCTGCTGGTTTTTACACAGAACTCAAAGGCCACATGCGCAATCCATTCTCACGCCAAGTAGGTTACGCTTTATTATTGGTTCGCGCCCTGCTCGCCAGTAAGCGTGTATTGATATTTGATGATATCGATTGTGTCTATGATGAGGAATTTGCACGAGTGGTGCTCACCAGTACCGCCTATCGTGCCAATGACAAAATCCTAATCATCGCCAGTAATAAGATGGACAAACTAAACCACCGCCTCAAACGCGTAAAACTTACCGGAGGTGATCAATGAGCATCCTAGTTGACTTCAACAATGTTCCGCAGCGGGTGTTGGACTTTGAAGCAAGTGGTTATGATGAACGCTACAGTCAGTCACCGCTGATTCGTGGCTTAGCTTACACCCTGATAGCACTGGAATGGGAAGGCACGCCGTCTATTCTCAGTGACGCTTTTATTCCTAAACAAAAAGACAGCGACAGTTTTACTGCGACTATAGAGCGTCTTGGATACC from Vibrio splendidus encodes:
- a CDS encoding ABC transporter transmembrane domain-containing protein, with protein sequence MQTEQFSQKINMADKCYLTFSTIISTLFGLVLPFSILIIFDRVLPNQAQDTLFLLFAIILISIFLDYHLKNQEEKISSVIMRQFETNLTNKVFQSICLAEISKFRRLEPGEYLERISTIPELKTFFGGESVRALINLAVSVITILIIGLINIWAGVTLLIASLILAIFAWSLSKQKIGSLQNKSDIEGLTTSKIIEIISSPLDIKARNMEYRVESLMTQMVEEREVENIKYEQIESNFGLILALIQQLSIACVVVVLATAVINMESSQGIMAAIIMLTNRYFAPYQQVMRTASRWELNKLHIQRIAELLELAASVEHQHETTEVDRISVKYSENQRIEFELGQAYLLTGKSGTGKTHLANCITRQNSDNKLDIMINDTPLDDLNYNVWRNSVLMVDKTSSFVEGTIIDNLTCFRPSLNNTAFALCETMNIKAQIDGLPAGFYTELKGHMRNPFSRQVGYALLLVRALLASKRVLIFDDIDCVYDEEFARVVLTSTAYRANDKILIIASNKMDKLNHRLKRVKLTGGDQ
- a CDS encoding TolC family protein; protein product: MWRYRNLTSSIMAALAFSTTPSASATTLLEAVELGLQNSLSLRASDKGVEENEYNIGISRSKFLPSLNGAADTTWNENETLLSSVPDESSSYNSNSYSLSLSQSVFNLGDIFKYGTAKLDFNIEEIKHENKIQSTISEIGSQYFEYLKNNAQIKATKVELKSSETREHQMRRNVELGNTAASELYEVIAQKEGVSNRLRTLQKDRRVILNGLSIQIQYPITPSQDIYESVPLKEINESEQRSIMDQALKLNNDLLVAKKNVERSRRSLKESGTNFLPTVSLSASYRHDDANNYDKTDITATGESNSTSVGLNLALPILSGGSDYYGYQKSSTAIERTELLYQDSLYTTRNSVNTSVLNINDFSQSISSYENIIRANYASYKGIQRAYQLGTRTITDLLAAESKLFSALRDYESARYDYIIETIKLEQVKGVLSIQSIESIMQLMSDIEGRNNQELVPKHLLSTESLKTGGRNAN
- a CDS encoding HlyD family type I secretion periplasmic adaptor subunit; the encoded protein is MSNNQIEHHLRKALVSNNEASKVTADDTIVLASAMTSVHKTLLIIFLLALVAIAVASQARIDIVVSVRGELLLESDVEKVQHLEGGILEEMLVRKGEVVYEGQPIARIRSLDRNTQLDTVNTEITQLELDKIRYESLRDMVEPNFASYIEKFPEQVQVNMNTWQQEFSKNRSNEELITHDIKHKNSLIRSMLKRRKSSENQLSLIRKQLNIKNTLYKEEMASYVDVLNMKVQESNMVREIENLDESVMNERFQLDKLEKQHRDLVENRNSEYQAQIIQANKDLKLKRILQPQHSDKVDRLVVYSPVDGVVDKLHFNFRSAVIPPGESIADIAPINNSLHGEAKIPRKDMGFVEIGQAVKVKMDTYNFAKYGFVEGTIASISRSSYEEEDAEFYLAEIEINRNFLERGGTQYKLSPYMEFTADVKTGSRRVIEYAAKPVMSAIEDAFDER
- a CDS encoding ATP-binding response regulator, whose product is MSGKPSYNISVPALRLSILFSVVLAALAFYLYLSWSKVDSVAQVQSAPLLIQAQKLNQTIEQEIQTLQQCLSNDTCGTNEFNLVTLKSEIDEFRSLASLNKTEFSLVGATEYTQLELAINRFSDSTKTRNDVLDLYLSLTNNYLQMDDNYRTIFNNHASDLMSEKNEFFVWLFMVVVILAVIAVFSNSVAMLKLKKSSSNEREIDYEFDALYQELKELDLQRLEELLNEVSINPKQRQIYSHLKLIFSKLEDQKRNNDLYKQLYALIGYEIRGITNTINGGVQYLVQETDENGVLMAKDITSACSTLSELAENYNRLISQGTESKSKEFSLLNVLSELMIHISAKVQRNEGQLDCFISDNLPNHVEGQSTSLFWILFLQLSNAIQLKSNKKLFVTIESGAASDMENTRVTINLNFLSTLDVSVAKLNKLHWSAHKHHTANTDDLAKSVLKDYGYYESHWFQSGTQERFQIELDLKAKNFHTEKTRFDGKRLLLCANTQVRIDVMKKMLSNLGLDITEVRTANELFSAAKTFGEYDAIMLTDTFEPNKLASLSKTVKSQLKNHPNTKLLLSVTNTQHAQECHSFVDKIINSPAIPYEFIPNLLTIMEAEASEEQMENSSFLIVEDDRVQQILLKRILTKQEYEPDTVGDGADAVEHFMNKRSDIIFMDCIMPGMGGIEATKRIRQFEQENEKNPCTIIGATALTSSNEHQACIEAGMDYVISKPYKSDQIIKVINKYVAVQKLN